From a region of the Triticum aestivum cultivar Chinese Spring chromosome 7D, IWGSC CS RefSeq v2.1, whole genome shotgun sequence genome:
- the LOC123170803 gene encoding phenolic glucoside malonyltransferase 1-like codes for MARVLRTSVVAPSPSTAGATLPERSLPLTYMDAMWLHTSPVERVFLFHRAHEHDDDDDAGALLSNLEDSLSEALRSFYPLAGRLRLTPGTSNRHELHYHPGDGVSFTVDEYAHVGVDELAVDEPTELARIAPLVPRLPEGGAVLALQVTLLRRGGLAVGVTVHHAACDGACSTHFLHTWAWAAASRGATIAPEPPVIGRTFIRDRDDLYDAFAAPRPYRDRDGKLLRSPDAVVDKLLATFVLSEDLLRSIKDTVAREAARRGVSPLPPPATSTVATYGFIWHCYYRAKESSAGGGNDDRAYAMFAADHRARLDPPVPATYLGNCLGLCFATASKKEITAAGAGGLLAACSAVATAIDEATRPGGGDGGRGSWDACLERVVEAYGAGVPLTLAGSPRFRVYDVDFGFGRPAKVDIVSVARTGAMSVAEGRGGAGGTEVGISLPPDGMRRFRRCFADAVACLSSTSPVKLAGADAT; via the exons ATGGCTCGCGTCCTCCGCACCTCCGTCGTGGCGCCCTCGCCGTCGACTGCGGGCGCGACACTTCCCGAGCGCTCTCTCCCGCTCACCTACATGGACGCCATGTGGCTCCACACCTCCCCCGTAGAGCGGGTCTTCCTCTTCCACCGCGCGCACGagcacgacgacgatgacgacgccgGTGCCCTCCTCTCCAACCTCGAGGACTCGTTGTCCGAGGCGCTCCGCTCCTTCTACCCGCTCGCCGGCCGCCTCCGCCTCACCCCCGGCACGTCAAACCGGCACGAGCTCCACTACCATCCGGGCGACGGCGTCAGCTTCACCGTGGACGAGTACGCTCACGTCGGCGTGGACGAGCTCGCCGTGGACGAGCCGACGGAGCTTGCCAGGATCGCCCCGCTCGTGCCGCGGCTGCCGGAGGGCGGCGCGGTGCTGGCTCTGCAGGTCACCCTGCTGCGCCGTGGCGGCCTCGCCGTTGGCGTGACCGTCCACCATGCCGCCTGCGACGGCGCGTGCTCCACGCACTTCCTCCACACGTGGGCGTGGGCGGCAGCGTCCCGCGGCGCCACCATCGCGCCGGAGCCCCCCGTCATCGGCCGCACCTTCATCCGCGACCGCGACGACCTTTACGACGCCTTCGCCGCCCCCAGGCCGTACAGGGACCGCGACGGGAAGCTCCTCAGGTCGCCCGACGCCGTCGTGGACAAGCTCCTCGCCACGTTCGTGCTGTCCGAGGACCTCCTGCGGAGCATCAAGGACACGGTAGCCCGCGAGGCGGCGCGCCGTGGCGTGtcgccgctgccgcctcccgcCACGTCCACCGTAGCGACGTACGGCTTCATCTGGCACTGCTACTACCGCGCGAAAGAAAGCAGCGCCGGCGGCGGTAACGACGATCGCGCCTACGCCATGTTCGCCGCAGACCACCGCGCGCGGCTGGACCCGCCGGTCCCCGCAACGTACCTCGGCAACTGCTTAGGCCTCTGCTTCGCCACGGCGAGCAAGAAGGAGATCACCGCCGCCGGCGCGGGAGGCCTCTTGGCGGCGTGCTCGGCGGTGGCCACGGCCATCGACGAGGCGACGCgcccgggcggcggcgacggcgggcggggCAGCTGGGACGCGTGCCTGGAGCGCGTCGTGGAGGCGTACGGCGCCGGGGTCCCGCTGACGCTGGCGGGGTCGCCCAGGTTCCGGGTGTACGACGTGGACTTCGGGTTCGGGAGGCCCGCCAAGGTGGACATCGTGTCTGTGGCGAGGACCGGCGCGATGTCGGTGgccgagggccgcggcggcgccggcgggacgGAGGTGGGCATCTCGCTCCCGCCGGACGGCATGCGCAGGTTCCGGAGGTGCTTCGCCGACGCCGTCGCGTGCCTCTCGTCGACGTCGCCCGTGAAGCTGGCTGGCGCAG ATGCTACATAA